The Deltaproteobacteria bacterium genome window below encodes:
- a CDS encoding integration host factor subunit alpha produces MTKAEIIESVYTKIGFSKKESAEVVELVLNTMKETLQRGEKIKISGFGNFVVRQKRPRIGRNPQTGQEIEISARSVLTFRPSQVLKAALNKA; encoded by the coding sequence ATGACCAAGGCGGAGATTATTGAGAGTGTTTATACAAAGATTGGTTTTTCCAAGAAGGAATCCGCCGAGGTGGTGGAATTGGTCCTGAATACCATGAAGGAAACACTTCAGCGTGGTGAAAAGATAAAGATCTCCGGTTTTGGCAATTTTGTCGTCCGTCAAAAACGACCGCGTATTGGGCGAAATCCACAGACAGGGCAGGAGATCGAGATCTCCGCACGATCGGTTTTAACCTTTCGACCGAGCCAGGTCCTGAAGGCCGCCTTAAATAAGGCATAA
- the thrS gene encoding threonine--tRNA ligase, protein MVCRPGHENDPLEKLRHSAAHIMASAVQALFPGTKVTIGPVIPEGFFYDFDVSRPFTPEDLEKIEKKMREIAEKNSPFQRKVMSRAEAIELFRKKGEKFKVEIIEGLPVGEEISCYQHGDWIDLCKGPHVEKTGELKVFKLLNVAGSYWRGDEKRERLQRIYGTAFLKQEELDQYLHRLHEAEARDHRKLGKELDLFSTMDDEGAGLVLWHPKGARIRKVIEDFWRERHLQGGYEILFTPHIAKRDLWRTSGHLDFYKDYLYGPMMIDEVDYQLKPMNCPFHIKIFQSRLRSYRELPFRWAELGTVYRYERSGVLHGLLRVRGFTQDDAHIFCRPDQLEQEVAQVLDFTLSMLATFGFKDYEVMLSTRPEKSVGSDEDWERATSALKKGLESKKIPYQVDPGEGVFYGPKIDIKIKDLLDRAWQCSTIQIDFNLPKRFELTYVAENGVRTQPIMVHRALLGSLERFFGVLIEHYAGAFPLWLSPVQVNVITIAEDQIPYAEKVVSELKSGGIRVELDVRNEKLGGKIRDSELQKVPYMVVLGKKEVASSTLSVRSRRSGDLGSMSLDQFITHIQEEIKSRR, encoded by the coding sequence ATGGTCTGTCGTCCAGGACATGAGAATGATCCGTTAGAAAAACTTCGGCATTCGGCCGCGCATATCATGGCGTCTGCCGTTCAGGCCCTTTTCCCTGGCACAAAGGTGACGATTGGTCCCGTCATCCCGGAGGGATTCTTCTACGACTTTGATGTTTCCCGCCCGTTTACCCCTGAAGACCTGGAAAAAATCGAGAAGAAGATGAGGGAGATCGCCGAGAAAAATTCTCCGTTTCAGCGAAAGGTGATGAGTCGTGCGGAGGCGATCGAACTGTTCCGGAAAAAAGGGGAGAAATTTAAGGTAGAGATCATCGAAGGTCTTCCCGTGGGAGAGGAAATCAGTTGCTACCAACATGGCGATTGGATCGACCTCTGCAAGGGGCCTCATGTTGAAAAAACAGGGGAGCTCAAGGTTTTTAAACTTCTGAATGTCGCCGGCTCGTATTGGCGAGGCGATGAAAAGCGGGAAAGGCTTCAAAGAATTTATGGAACCGCTTTTTTGAAGCAGGAAGAGCTTGATCAGTACCTTCATCGTTTGCATGAAGCCGAGGCGCGAGATCATCGAAAATTGGGAAAGGAACTGGATCTTTTCAGTACGATGGATGATGAAGGGGCCGGGCTTGTGCTGTGGCATCCTAAGGGTGCGAGGATTCGAAAGGTGATCGAGGATTTCTGGAGGGAGCGTCACCTGCAGGGGGGATACGAGATCCTTTTCACACCCCATATAGCAAAACGTGATCTTTGGCGGACCTCCGGGCATCTCGATTTTTATAAAGATTATCTCTATGGGCCGATGATGATCGATGAGGTGGATTACCAGTTGAAACCGATGAATTGCCCCTTTCATATCAAGATATTTCAGAGTCGCTTGCGGAGTTACAGGGAGTTGCCGTTCCGATGGGCAGAACTGGGGACCGTGTATCGCTACGAACGTTCCGGGGTCCTGCACGGTCTGCTGAGGGTTCGTGGGTTTACGCAGGATGACGCCCATATTTTTTGTCGACCGGACCAGCTGGAGCAGGAGGTTGCTCAAGTTCTTGATTTTACCTTGTCGATGTTGGCTACTTTCGGATTCAAAGATTATGAAGTCATGCTCTCGACGCGCCCTGAAAAGTCTGTCGGATCCGATGAAGACTGGGAGAGGGCGACCAGTGCCCTCAAAAAGGGGCTCGAATCAAAAAAAATACCGTATCAGGTCGATCCGGGAGAGGGGGTCTTTTATGGACCGAAGATTGACATTAAAATCAAAGATCTCCTCGATCGTGCTTGGCAATGTTCGACAATCCAGATCGATTTTAATCTCCCGAAACGTTTTGAGTTAACCTATGTCGCTGAAAACGGTGTGCGGACCCAGCCGATTATGGTTCATCGGGCCCTCCTCGGTTCTTTGGAAAGGTTTTTTGGGGTCCTCATCGAACATTATGCAGGGGCCTTTCCGCTTTGGCTATCACCTGTCCAGGTGAATGTGATCACGATCGCTGAAGATCAGATCCCTTATGCGGAGAAGGTCGTTTCCGAGCTAAAATCAGGGGGGATACGTGTTGAATTAGACGTGCGTAATGAAAAGTTGGGTGGTAAGATCCGTGATTCAGAGCTTCAGAAGGTGCCTTATATGGTGGTTTTAGGGAAGAAGGAGGTTGCATCTTCCACCTTAAGTGTGCGATCGAGAAGGTCTGGTGATTTAGGCAGTATGAGTCTTGATCAGTTTATAACCCATATCCAGGAAGAGATTAAATCGAGGAGGTGA
- the pheS gene encoding phenylalanine--tRNA ligase subunit alpha: protein MDLKTVEERFAHEIQNVHSLQELLDVKSQFLGKKGHLSQVLQDLRTLPPEERPVVGSAANKLKDLIENACRERLESLKQEAQEKKIRERMIDVTLPGRTTPAGSLHPISMTLREVEKIFVSMGFSVHEGPEIETDYYNFEALNIPPDHPARDMQDTFYIDNVGATPRAGSPLLLRTHTSPVQIHVMEKQKPPIRMIAPGVVYRRDSDISHSPMFHQVEGLVVGEGIRFSDLKGTLSYFLDRFFQKKNRIRFRPSYFPFTEPSAEVDVWWEGKGWLEVLGCGMVHPNVFRKVCYDPKKVTGFAFGLGIERLAMLKLRIPDIRMFYENDLRFLEQFR from the coding sequence ATGGACCTCAAGACAGTCGAAGAACGCTTTGCTCATGAGATTCAAAACGTCCATTCTCTTCAGGAGTTGCTGGATGTTAAATCACAATTCCTTGGCAAGAAGGGACATCTCTCCCAAGTTCTTCAAGATCTGAGGACCCTTCCACCCGAAGAGCGTCCGGTGGTCGGGTCAGCCGCAAACAAGCTGAAAGATTTGATCGAAAATGCCTGCCGCGAAAGGCTTGAATCGTTAAAACAAGAGGCCCAGGAGAAAAAGATTCGTGAAAGGATGATTGATGTCACCCTTCCGGGCCGAACCACACCGGCTGGTTCTCTGCATCCCATTTCGATGACACTTCGGGAGGTAGAAAAAATATTTGTCTCCATGGGCTTTTCTGTCCATGAGGGGCCTGAGATCGAAACTGATTATTATAACTTTGAGGCGTTGAATATCCCTCCCGATCACCCCGCCCGAGATATGCAGGATACATTTTATATAGATAATGTAGGGGCGACCCCGCGCGCGGGATCGCCCCTACTTCTTCGTACCCACACCTCTCCCGTTCAAATCCATGTCATGGAAAAACAGAAGCCACCGATACGGATGATCGCGCCAGGTGTCGTCTATCGACGCGACTCCGATATCTCCCATTCACCGATGTTTCATCAGGTGGAGGGGCTTGTGGTGGGAGAGGGGATCCGATTTTCGGACCTGAAGGGGACCCTGAGCTATTTTCTGGATCGGTTTTTCCAGAAAAAAAACCGGATACGATTCCGCCCCAGCTACTTTCCGTTCACGGAGCCCTCTGCCGAGGTCGATGTCTGGTGGGAGGGAAAAGGTTGGCTTGAGGTGCTTGGTTGCGGGATGGTCCATCCGAATGTCTTTCGAAAGGTTTGCTATGATCCCAAAAAAGTGACCGGCTTTGCCTTTGGTCTCGGTATTGAGCGATTGGCGATGCTGAAGCTTAGGATTCCGGATATCCGGATGTTTTACGAAAATGATCTTCGATTTTTGGAGCAATTTCGATGA
- a CDS encoding thrombospondin type 3 repeat-containing protein, which produces MKTNRVLVFFLLATLMIPEASYAAPPVPGDRDASFDTDGIWTADAGSTSDAARAMILDLASNGDLNGYIVGGEMIRSSLRRWAFYSVNRNGDPSFVTTHLLPDSTGDTLRGLAYQSDGKLIACGSSSLGGKICRFNLPGSWSLDTTFGSNGCVTANPTSGVDTFNACTVDNSGKILAAGTCNGDFCVARYLSEGTPELSAGSPDPGFSGDGVAFANFGSTDQTFAMALTANGKIYLGGLASVTHWSGGSSTTDDDFAVACFQGADGLPCSDFQAGTGRATSDTGSGNYDRILAMVLDRNGNLVVSGRSTTATSPEGEAVIARFSLNMTLEPDPSFNSGMPVFLSQFIYASDIKIRADHSVVVSGRSRDINPSFAVFNENGSFHSSFGRPTSGSGMVLETSIVTNDSPVLGIGPDHKIVLAGSRLNTQTSDSDFLVARFLADDRDNDGDLDGMDNCPDAANADQSNLDDDSQGDLCDPDDDNDGICSRTEEIFGCSLSKTGGQDNCPFAANEDQLDTDTDGSGNACDSDDDNDTVPDNRPDLCPLNFDPLQTDTDGDGLGNACDDDDDDDTISDKSDNCPISFELSADQTDTDGDGQGDPCDGDVDGDMVEEIRVDNCPLIRNAEQLDADGDGAGDECDDDMDGDGVPNLTDNCRLLSNDNQLNTDRDSDGGDACDTDDDNDTVLDEPDNCPRVANRDQVNMDGAADGGDLCDPDDDNDRILDPNDNCPFAANQVQEDLDKDGIGDLCDGDRDSDTVADDRDNCPTMPNLSQENQDNDREGDTCDTDDDNDDIADANDNCPLMANRDQLDVDMDTVGAVCDSDDRNPSAGRVQPTATTGISVTDARPADLGPTSLPAPVQPSNESETSRSPGPLGPRAVGNTACTLIRN; this is translated from the coding sequence ATGAAGACAAATAGGGTTCTTGTTTTTTTCCTCCTTGCCACCCTGATGATTCCAGAAGCCTCTTATGCCGCCCCTCCAGTGCCGGGGGATCGTGATGCGAGTTTTGATACCGATGGGATTTGGACCGCCGATGCCGGTAGTACGTCAGATGCAGCGAGGGCGATGATCCTCGACCTTGCCTCGAACGGTGATTTGAATGGTTATATCGTTGGTGGGGAAATGATCAGGAGTAGTCTCCGCCGCTGGGCATTCTACAGTGTGAATCGGAATGGCGATCCCAGCTTCGTGACAACGCATCTGTTGCCCGACTCGACGGGAGATACCTTAAGGGGGCTTGCTTATCAGAGTGATGGGAAGCTCATTGCCTGTGGCTCCTCTTCCTTAGGTGGGAAGATCTGTCGTTTTAACCTTCCTGGTTCCTGGAGTCTTGATACGACCTTTGGTTCAAATGGTTGTGTGACAGCAAACCCCACATCGGGTGTTGATACCTTTAATGCCTGTACCGTTGACAACTCAGGAAAGATCCTCGCGGCGGGAACCTGTAATGGTGATTTCTGTGTAGCGCGTTACCTCTCTGAAGGTACGCCTGAATTAAGCGCAGGTTCACCCGATCCTGGTTTTAGTGGGGATGGCGTTGCCTTCGCGAATTTTGGATCAACCGATCAGACATTCGCGATGGCTCTTACGGCGAATGGCAAGATTTATCTGGGCGGATTGGCCAGTGTGACTCATTGGAGTGGAGGTTCATCAACGACGGACGATGATTTTGCCGTTGCTTGTTTCCAAGGGGCTGATGGTTTGCCCTGCTCAGATTTTCAAGCTGGTACAGGTCGAGCGACATCGGACACCGGCTCCGGAAATTATGACCGGATCCTCGCGATGGTTCTGGACAGGAATGGAAATCTGGTTGTGAGTGGAAGGAGTACGACCGCAACTTCCCCAGAGGGTGAAGCGGTGATTGCCCGTTTTTCCCTGAATATGACACTGGAGCCAGATCCGTCATTTAACAGTGGAATGCCTGTTTTTCTGTCACAATTTATCTACGCTTCAGATATCAAAATTCGCGCCGATCATTCCGTTGTTGTCAGTGGTCGATCAAGAGACATTAATCCTTCATTCGCTGTCTTCAACGAAAACGGTTCGTTTCATTCATCCTTTGGCAGACCCACTTCCGGGAGTGGGATGGTTCTTGAGACCTCTATTGTTACTAATGATAGTCCGGTTCTTGGGATTGGGCCGGATCATAAGATTGTGCTGGCAGGATCGCGTCTCAATACTCAGACAAGTGATTCCGATTTCCTCGTCGCTCGTTTCCTGGCCGATGATCGCGATAATGATGGTGATCTGGATGGTATGGATAATTGTCCCGACGCTGCCAATGCCGACCAGTCGAATCTTGATGACGATAGTCAAGGGGATCTTTGCGACCCAGACGACGACAACGACGGGATCTGCAGTCGGACAGAGGAGATTTTTGGTTGTAGCCTGAGTAAGACCGGAGGTCAGGATAATTGTCCGTTCGCCGCGAATGAAGATCAGTTGGATACCGATACAGATGGGAGTGGTAATGCCTGCGACAGTGATGATGATAATGACACGGTTCCTGATAATCGTCCGGATCTCTGTCCACTAAATTTTGATCCTCTCCAAACCGATACGGATGGTGACGGATTAGGGAATGCCTGTGATGATGATGACGATGATGATACTATTTCTGACAAGTCCGACAATTGCCCTATCTCGTTCGAATTATCTGCAGACCAAACGGACACCGATGGTGACGGACAGGGGGATCCCTGCGATGGTGATGTCGATGGGGATATGGTTGAAGAGATTCGGGTCGATAATTGTCCTCTGATTCGGAACGCCGAACAACTCGATGCCGATGGAGATGGTGCAGGAGATGAGTGTGATGACGATATGGATGGTGATGGGGTTCCCAATCTCACTGACAACTGTCGACTGTTGTCGAATGATAACCAGCTGAATACGGATCGTGATTCCGATGGTGGCGATGCCTGTGATACCGATGATGACAACGATACGGTTCTTGATGAACCGGATAACTGTCCACGTGTCGCAAACCGTGATCAAGTCAACATGGATGGCGCTGCCGATGGAGGGGATCTCTGCGACCCTGATGATGACAATGACAGGATTTTGGATCCTAATGATAACTGTCCCTTTGCCGCCAATCAGGTTCAAGAGGATCTCGACAAAGATGGTATCGGTGATCTCTGTGACGGGGATCGTGATAGCGATACGGTAGCGGATGATCGGGATAATTGCCCGACGATGCCGAACTTGTCTCAGGAGAATCAGGACAACGACAGAGAAGGGGATACCTGTGACACCGATGATGATAATGATGATATTGCGGATGCGAACGACAACTGCCCGTTAATGGCTAATAGGGACCAGCTCGATGTCGATATGGATACCGTCGGTGCGGTTTGTGATTCGGATGACCGGAATCCCTCTGCCGGCAGGGTCCAGCCAACGGCGACCACCGGTATTTCTGTAACCGATGCCAGACCAGCCGATCTGGGTCCGACGTCACTACCTGCTCCTGTTCAACCCTCCAATGAAAGTGAAACGAGTCGGAGCCCGGGTCCTCTCGGACCTCGAGCGGTTGGGAACACCGCCTGTACTTTAATCAGAAATTAA
- the rpmI gene encoding 50S ribosomal protein L35 has protein sequence MPKLKTNRAAHKRFKKTGNGKFKRRHSFLRHIMTSKLKKRKRQLRRGALVHRSDQAEIRRLLPYA, from the coding sequence ATGCCGAAACTTAAAACAAATCGGGCCGCGCATAAGCGGTTTAAAAAGACTGGAAATGGAAAGTTCAAGCGACGTCATTCATTTCTTCGTCATATTATGACGTCAAAATTGAAGAAGAGGAAGAGGCAGCTTCGTCGTGGAGCGCTTGTTCATCGATCCGATCAGGCCGAGATAAGGAGGTTGTTACCCTATGCCTAG
- a CDS encoding translation initiation factor IF-3 produces the protein MKELRVNRRIRIPEIRLIDNNGSQLGVVKLEEALKLAQEAELDLVEISPTAKPPVCKIMDYGKYKYLQKKKEHEAKKKQTVVHLKEVKMRPMTDEHDFQFKMRHIQRFLEEGNKAKVTVVFRGRELEYKIHGRTLMDRVLETVKGKATVESPPMMEGRMMVMILAPA, from the coding sequence ATTAAGGAGTTAAGAGTAAATCGCCGGATCCGTATCCCGGAGATCCGGCTGATTGACAATAATGGAAGTCAACTGGGAGTTGTGAAACTTGAGGAGGCACTGAAATTGGCCCAGGAGGCCGAGCTGGACCTTGTTGAGATTTCACCGACAGCAAAACCACCTGTCTGCAAGATCATGGATTATGGAAAGTATAAGTACTTGCAGAAGAAAAAGGAGCATGAGGCGAAGAAGAAACAGACGGTTGTGCATTTAAAAGAGGTGAAGATGCGTCCGATGACGGACGAGCACGACTTTCAATTTAAGATGAGACACATTCAGCGGTTTCTCGAAGAAGGGAACAAGGCCAAAGTGACCGTCGTTTTTCGAGGAAGAGAGCTTGAGTATAAGATCCATGGAAGGACGTTAATGGATCGTGTCCTGGAAACAGTGAAAGGCAAGGCGACTGTCGAATCACCGCCGATGATGGAGGGGAGAATGATGGTTATGATACTGGCGCCAGCATAA
- the rplT gene encoding 50S ribosomal protein L20, with amino-acid sequence MPRAKGGFKTRQRRKKVLKAASGFRGGRSRLIRSAIETVKRAQRFAYKHRKVRKREFRNLWVTRIGAAAKDLGVSYSQLMGRLSKANIQINRKMLSELAIHDPQAFRKIVEVASH; translated from the coding sequence ATGCCTAGAGCAAAAGGTGGATTCAAAACCCGCCAACGAAGAAAAAAGGTTTTAAAGGCTGCTTCCGGATTTCGTGGGGGACGATCCCGCCTTATCCGTTCTGCTATTGAGACGGTGAAGCGCGCCCAGAGGTTCGCCTACAAGCATCGCAAGGTGCGCAAGAGAGAGTTTCGTAATCTGTGGGTGACACGAATCGGGGCTGCTGCGAAGGATTTGGGGGTTTCCTATTCACAATTGATGGGACGCCTTTCGAAGGCGAATATCCAGATCAATCGCAAGATGTTGTCGGAATTGGCGATCCATGATCCGCAGGCATTTCGAAAAATTGTTGAAGTCGCTTCGCATTAA
- a CDS encoding phenylalanine--tRNA ligase subunit beta produces MKVPISWLKEFVSFSLPAEKLAEKLTLAGFEVEGISESEGDQVLDVAVMPNRGDCLSIRGIAREVAALLGRKGIPVSLKQRRETSLVRTKGVLDLDLRAKKGCLRYMVRVIRNLKVAPSPEWMRRRLVQSGLRSINNVVDVTNYVLLELGQPLHAFDLQKIGSKIIIRYATPDEEFEALDGKKYKLESSDLLIADPKGPIALAGIMGGAYSEVSSSTSDVALESAFFHPATIRKTARRLGIQTESSYRFERRVDPEAVSLALDRATDLFRQIASGESSADCVDRKVEKFRPKKISFRPESVSRLLGDQRSPSLIRSRIRRLGFIPKGKNQWLVPSYRGDVQEEIDLIEEVVRLEGYDKVPLTLSPLNEPPVFSFHRDLTERARLWMADQGFFECVHLSFVSPRDLEYDPPLLGLAVPLANPLGYEDSLLRPSLIPSLLKTAAYHEQHKLSGFRGFELRTIYRRKEGGKEERRSLAAVISSERTPAWYEQRRSDFFDIKGFLESLGNHLGVRLEFQRDEFSSLLPGGSASVSRNGEKIGFLGEVHPKVLEHFNLKSPLFLFEVLWDRLVEGLMSEVHFQSFSKVPQVQRDLALLVDGTIPSGQIKQFLESQSENLVKKVLLFDLYEGEQIPKGKKSLAFSLFLGQDKTLIEEEIQKAWQRIIESLRREFHADIR; encoded by the coding sequence ATGAAGGTTCCCATTTCGTGGCTTAAAGAGTTCGTTTCTTTTTCGCTTCCTGCCGAAAAGTTGGCTGAAAAGTTGACCCTTGCCGGTTTTGAGGTGGAGGGGATTTCCGAGAGTGAGGGGGATCAGGTTTTGGATGTTGCTGTGATGCCAAATCGTGGCGATTGCCTCTCGATCCGCGGGATCGCCCGAGAAGTCGCTGCACTTTTGGGACGGAAGGGGATTCCAGTTTCTCTCAAGCAGAGGAGAGAGACGTCATTGGTCAGAACAAAAGGCGTGCTCGATCTGGATCTTCGCGCAAAAAAGGGTTGTCTGCGATACATGGTTCGCGTGATCCGGAATTTGAAAGTAGCCCCTTCCCCTGAATGGATGCGTCGTCGTCTGGTCCAGTCTGGCCTCCGATCGATTAATAATGTTGTCGATGTCACGAATTACGTCCTGCTGGAACTAGGACAACCCCTGCATGCCTTTGATCTACAGAAAATTGGTTCCAAAATCATCATTCGTTATGCGACGCCGGACGAGGAGTTTGAGGCGCTCGATGGCAAAAAATACAAATTGGAATCGAGTGATCTTTTGATCGCCGACCCAAAAGGACCGATCGCCCTTGCTGGAATTATGGGAGGGGCCTATTCCGAGGTCTCCTCCTCGACAAGCGATGTCGCTCTGGAGAGCGCCTTTTTTCATCCCGCGACCATTCGAAAGACAGCACGACGTCTTGGCATACAGACGGAATCTTCCTATCGGTTTGAACGACGGGTTGATCCCGAGGCTGTTTCTTTGGCACTGGACAGGGCCACCGATCTTTTTCGGCAGATCGCTTCCGGCGAGTCGAGTGCAGATTGTGTTGATAGAAAAGTTGAAAAGTTCCGCCCCAAAAAGATTTCTTTCAGGCCGGAGTCTGTTTCCCGCCTTCTTGGAGATCAGAGGTCCCCCTCTCTGATTCGTTCCAGGATTCGTCGACTTGGATTCATTCCAAAGGGAAAAAATCAATGGCTCGTTCCTTCCTATCGGGGAGATGTTCAGGAAGAGATCGACTTGATAGAGGAGGTTGTGCGTCTCGAGGGGTACGATAAGGTCCCGCTGACGCTTTCTCCTCTGAATGAACCGCCCGTTTTTTCATTTCATCGTGATTTGACGGAGAGGGCGCGTCTCTGGATGGCCGATCAGGGATTCTTTGAATGCGTCCATCTCTCTTTTGTCTCGCCACGGGATTTGGAATATGATCCTCCACTTCTTGGTCTGGCGGTTCCTTTGGCGAATCCGTTGGGTTATGAAGATTCGCTGCTTCGACCCAGTTTGATCCCCTCGCTCTTAAAAACAGCTGCCTATCATGAGCAGCATAAACTCTCAGGGTTTCGAGGGTTCGAGCTTCGGACCATCTATCGTCGGAAAGAAGGGGGGAAGGAAGAGAGGCGATCGTTGGCTGCCGTGATCAGTTCAGAACGGACACCTGCGTGGTATGAACAGCGCCGGTCTGATTTTTTTGACATCAAGGGTTTTCTGGAATCGCTTGGCAATCATCTGGGGGTTCGGCTTGAATTTCAGAGAGACGAATTTTCATCGCTTCTTCCTGGAGGGTCCGCTTCTGTCTCCAGAAATGGGGAAAAGATCGGTTTTTTGGGTGAAGTGCATCCCAAGGTGCTTGAGCATTTTAATCTGAAGTCACCCCTCTTTCTTTTTGAGGTGTTATGGGATCGTTTGGTGGAGGGGCTGATGTCGGAGGTCCATTTCCAATCCTTTTCTAAGGTCCCTCAGGTTCAGAGGGATCTTGCCTTGCTGGTTGATGGGACTATTCCATCAGGTCAAATCAAACAATTTCTGGAAAGTCAGTCTGAAAACCTGGTCAAGAAGGTCCTCTTGTTTGATCTTTATGAAGGGGAGCAGATTCCGAAGGGCAAAAAAAGTCTCGCCTTTTCCCTCTTCTTGGGGCAAGATAAGACCTTGATAGAAGAGGAGATTCAGAAGGCGTGGCAAAGAATCATAGAATCTTTAAGGAGGGAATTCCATGCAGACATTAGATGA